The following are encoded in a window of Gramella sp. MT6 genomic DNA:
- a CDS encoding nuclear transport factor 2 family protein has translation MKERDELIKKLNEAFANCDTDFLAKSVTDDVKWEIIGEKTISGRKDFEKSLDRMRHGGPTEIKVSEIINIKDKSVVEGIVEFYVEPGKKKKYAFCDVYIFSDSDGSKFKELRTYVTMLKKK, from the coding sequence ATGAAGGAGAGAGATGAGCTAATAAAAAAGCTGAATGAAGCATTCGCGAATTGTGATACAGATTTCCTTGCCAAAAGTGTTACCGATGACGTTAAATGGGAAATTATTGGAGAGAAAACTATTTCTGGAAGAAAAGACTTTGAGAAATCACTTGATAGAATGCGACATGGCGGTCCTACAGAAATTAAGGTCAGCGAAATAATAAATATCAAAGATAAATCTGTAGTAGAAGGCATTGTGGAGTTCTATGTTGAACCGGGGAAGAAGAAAAAATATGCTTTCTGTGATGTATATATTTTCTCAGATTCAGACGGCTCAAAATTTAAAGAACTCCGCACTTATGTGACC
- a CDS encoding VOC family protein: MLKNCDAFSTFSTNDMEKAKEFYGNILGLHLKENSLGLLELDPGHCSVLIYPKEDHHPAEFTVLNFYVPDIEEQVDELTEKGVKFEQYDGKIRTDARGIHRGSNPTAIAWFKDPAGNLLSLIEQKN, encoded by the coding sequence ATGTTAAAGAACTGCGATGCTTTCTCAACATTCTCCACGAACGACATGGAAAAGGCCAAAGAATTCTACGGAAATATCCTTGGTCTTCATCTTAAAGAAAATTCATTGGGGTTATTAGAATTAGATCCGGGACATTGTTCTGTCCTGATATATCCTAAAGAAGATCATCACCCCGCCGAGTTCACAGTTTTGAACTTCTACGTGCCAGATATTGAAGAACAGGTAGACGAACTGACTGAAAAGGGGGTGAAGTTTGAACAATATGATGGAAAGATTAGGACAGATGCCAGGGGAATCCATCGCGGATCCAATCCTACAGCAATTGCCTGGTTCAAAGATCCGGCGGGTAATTTACTTTCCCTGATAGAACAAAAAAATTAA
- the upp gene encoding uracil phosphoribosyltransferase: MEVQEILKTNSIANRFISQLRDTGIQKDRMRFRRNIERLGEIMSYELSKELEYEKMEITTPLGRSVVPEPKNEIVICSILRAGLPLHQGILNYFDDAENSFISAYRHHPNNDEKFEILVEYLASPSLEGKTLILADPMLATGRSFVNVLKALEPMGKPAKIHLVSVIGSDEGVKYLKTEFPENSKLWIATIDHELDKNGYIVPGLGDAGDLCYGNKMQH; this comes from the coding sequence ATGGAGGTTCAGGAAATACTCAAAACCAATTCTATCGCGAACAGGTTCATTTCTCAGCTTAGAGATACTGGAATTCAGAAAGACAGAATGCGGTTTCGAAGAAATATCGAGAGACTTGGAGAGATCATGTCCTATGAACTCAGTAAAGAATTAGAGTATGAAAAAATGGAGATAACCACTCCTCTGGGACGATCTGTAGTTCCGGAACCAAAGAATGAAATAGTGATCTGTTCCATACTTCGTGCAGGTCTTCCTCTACACCAGGGAATACTCAACTATTTTGATGATGCAGAAAATTCCTTTATTTCCGCTTACCGTCATCATCCCAACAATGATGAGAAGTTTGAGATCCTGGTAGAATATCTTGCGTCGCCTTCACTTGAAGGCAAAACGTTGATCCTTGCAGATCCCATGCTCGCTACTGGGAGATCTTTTGTAAATGTCCTGAAAGCACTGGAACCAATGGGCAAGCCTGCTAAAATTCATCTGGTATCTGTAATCGGTTCAGATGAAGGTGTTAAATATTTAAAAACTGAATTTCCAGAGAATTCCAAATTATGGATCGCCACTATAGATCATGAACTAGATAAGAATGGCTATATAGTTCCCGGGTTGGGCGATGCGGGAGATCTATGCTATGGAAATAAAATGCAGCATTAG
- a CDS encoding BamA/TamA family outer membrane protein codes for MRIRYSAIIIFLIFIQACSVEKFIPDDELLYTGAEIEFESDSTIVNKPALTTELNKVLRPEPNSKFLGMRPGLYFYYKAQREKPGFINKFLNKKIGEEPVYLSDVNLNNTEDILINRLENRGYFYSRVSSETITDKEAKTGSATYSLNVPTPYTMASYQLDSDSLLVYQNIQENLDKTVLEEGMPFDLPELKQERERIDLHLKKDGYYNFNPGFLIFEADTNQYKQKKFDLFLRLKKDVPSKSVIPYKISNVNVYPNNNIEEDSLSKNFERYKNKNYLQENIFFKPKYLDPYILIETGDYYDPAKSRNTSRRLGTIGVYKFVNIRYDEIDTLATDSLGLLEANIFLSPLKKRAIRAELQAVTKSNSFAGPHLALTFVNRNLFKGGETLNISANFGYEFQVASGNNPGSNSLQLGVSNDLIIPRLLFPISFSKNYFKYDIPKTKISLGGDYLRRTQLFTLASLNSTFGYFWNANRYVTHEFNPVSLNYVSLSDVTPEFQDILDENPFLERSFEQEFIAGLTYSFTYNGLIDTQKTHAFFLNSNFDMAGNTMSLFGKEAEDGNKEVLGLEYAQYAKLDLDLRYHLRLGTQTIATRLFAGYGMPYGNSDVMPFSKQYFAGGPYSVRAFRTRSLGPGTFDPSEPTELTEPGDEPSDVATYRDQTGNIRLEANAEYRFPIVTYLNGAFFVDAGNIWTSESRPETTNLDTDGSGEFGSGFINELGIGTGVGLRIDIQSFVIRFDLAFPLHDPREPAGERWVNDFGSPVFNFAIGYPF; via the coding sequence ATGAGAATTAGATATTCGGCAATAATCATTTTTTTGATTTTTATTCAAGCCTGTAGTGTGGAGAAATTCATTCCAGATGATGAATTACTTTATACCGGGGCAGAGATCGAGTTTGAGTCTGATAGCACCATCGTTAATAAACCAGCGCTAACCACCGAATTAAATAAAGTACTAAGACCCGAGCCAAATAGTAAGTTCCTAGGGATGCGTCCCGGACTTTATTTTTACTATAAAGCGCAAAGAGAAAAACCTGGGTTCATCAACAAATTCCTGAACAAAAAGATAGGCGAAGAACCGGTTTACCTTTCAGACGTAAACTTAAATAATACTGAAGATATTCTTATAAACAGATTAGAGAACAGGGGCTACTTTTATAGCAGAGTTAGTTCAGAAACTATTACAGATAAAGAAGCTAAAACTGGTTCCGCAACTTATTCGCTAAATGTGCCTACCCCGTATACAATGGCCAGCTACCAGTTAGATTCAGATTCCTTGCTGGTTTATCAGAATATTCAGGAAAATCTGGACAAGACGGTTCTTGAAGAGGGTATGCCTTTCGATCTGCCGGAATTAAAGCAGGAACGTGAACGTATAGATCTTCATCTCAAAAAAGATGGCTATTATAATTTTAACCCTGGATTCCTGATCTTTGAGGCAGATACAAATCAATATAAGCAGAAGAAATTCGATCTTTTTCTCAGGTTAAAAAAAGATGTGCCTTCAAAATCTGTTATTCCTTATAAGATTTCAAATGTAAATGTTTATCCGAATAATAATATTGAGGAAGATTCCCTAAGTAAGAATTTTGAAAGGTATAAGAATAAGAATTACTTACAGGAAAATATTTTCTTCAAGCCTAAATATCTGGATCCATATATTCTTATTGAGACCGGTGATTATTATGATCCTGCAAAGTCCAGGAATACCAGCCGTAGACTTGGGACTATTGGAGTCTATAAATTCGTGAACATTAGGTATGATGAGATAGACACGCTTGCTACAGACAGCCTGGGCCTGCTCGAAGCGAATATTTTTCTTTCTCCTCTTAAAAAAAGAGCGATTAGGGCAGAACTACAGGCGGTTACTAAATCTAATAGTTTTGCGGGACCACATCTTGCCTTGACATTTGTAAACCGAAACCTTTTTAAAGGTGGTGAAACACTTAATATTTCGGCTAATTTCGGGTATGAATTTCAGGTCGCTTCAGGAAACAACCCGGGAAGTAATTCCCTGCAATTAGGAGTCTCAAATGATCTTATCATTCCGAGGTTATTATTTCCTATAAGTTTTAGCAAGAACTATTTTAAATATGATATTCCAAAAACCAAGATCAGTCTGGGAGGTGATTATTTAAGAAGAACACAGTTATTTACCCTGGCATCACTGAATTCTACTTTTGGATATTTCTGGAACGCGAACAGGTACGTGACCCATGAATTTAATCCTGTTAGTCTTAATTATGTGAGCCTTAGTGATGTTACTCCTGAATTTCAGGATATCCTTGATGAAAATCCTTTCCTGGAAAGAAGTTTTGAGCAGGAATTCATTGCCGGTCTTACTTATTCTTTTACTTATAACGGATTAATAGATACCCAGAAAACACATGCCTTTTTCCTGAACTCAAACTTTGATATGGCGGGTAATACCATGAGTTTGTTCGGGAAGGAGGCTGAAGATGGAAATAAAGAAGTCTTAGGCCTGGAATATGCTCAATATGCTAAACTAGATCTTGATCTTAGATATCATCTAAGGTTGGGAACCCAGACTATCGCCACCAGGTTATTTGCCGGTTATGGGATGCCTTACGGAAATTCTGATGTAATGCCTTTTAGTAAACAATATTTTGCTGGTGGGCCATATAGCGTGAGAGCTTTTAGAACGAGATCTTTAGGACCGGGAACTTTTGACCCTAGCGAGCCTACAGAATTAACCGAACCTGGAGACGAACCTTCAGATGTCGCTACCTATCGCGATCAAACCGGGAATATACGGCTGGAAGCGAATGCGGAATACAGGTTTCCTATTGTGACTTATTTGAACGGGGCATTCTTTGTTGATGCCGGGAATATCTGGACTTCAGAGTCACGTCCTGAAACAACGAATCTCGATACCGATGGTTCAGGAGAATTTGGTTCAGGTTTTATTAATGAACTAGGTATTGGAACCGGTGTTGGTTTAAGAATAGATATTCAGAGTTTTGTGATCAGGTTCGACCTTGCGTTCCCATTGCATGATCCAAGGGAACCAGCCGGTGAACGCTGGGTTAATGATTTTGGAAGTCCGGTATTTAATTTTGCAATTGGTTATCCTTTCTAA
- a CDS encoding translocation/assembly module TamB, producing MADKKQKALKILKILGKIFLGILIFLLLVILFVRSPWGQDIIKDKVINSIEEKTGGDIALEKLFIKFNGDIQIDELLIKTPEGDTVIYAGSLSANIPIMPLIKGNSFGLDGLDVKNVKARIIRKDSVSGFNYEFLTNAYASDTTQAAPATDTTSAPMEINIGDINLDDFDIIYKDDVSGIDAEVKFEKILLEFTETDLQNMIFRADDVILRDAMVNYVQTKPFPESDTEAPPMPVFEIDNIEISNIQGVYDSRPDSLYTGFLITDVNLDRSRLDLKDNLISSEFIGISNSNITLKMQQSSGKQNDTTSTSAPFEWPQWKIDLASIDLENNSFKYLVNDARIKRGTFNPHAVEIDSLIFKAENILYEEAMASAKIQKVQFQEGSGLDLNKFNIKASLTDEQMEFSDLDISVNNNRLSGNLSIAYENFSDFLNKPDNARLDLDLNNIYLRLSEIYRFQPDLKDNEYVKALASSPIRGNVSANGKLNNINLQNLDLNWSNTRIVGNGNILNAQDPENLNFSLPNVKVNSQRSDLVKFVKEEDLGVKLPETVSLSGSFSGNASEINTNALLITSEGSLDVDGEFQMGDQIVFDAEVQGDSIALGNLLQNEALGEIKINLKTSGKGSSINDLNASLDSEISSFTYNGYEFRDININGELENGAGPVNIDYKDNNLNMNAETRIQLDSVSPRFDIHFVLEGADLEALGITRKEIKTGFTLDGWFEGNSSKYEMEASIIDGVAVYNNETYLLGSFNASAYVREDTTSVKIDNRMIDLDLQSNASPADFSNSINRHLKRYITENYQEDSITTPVNLKVNARIRQAPILNEVFLVNLEDLDTIDVNIDFREKDRELEATVSVPHVMYYGSEIDSLEVFMRSDTEDLNFDLAFNELNAGPLAIKKTVVNANVLNQKLDLEFSSFYEDSEIVHFNSELDFKGDTLRFHINPKKFILNSNQWEVDNSNRISIAEKYLDFQNFRISRNNQAMQLSNDKPGIEKEHLSLDFQNFKLAALLNYLNPENKLATGQLNGNIVYEEPFGETGILADMQINQFEVMGVNLNTLDLKGESAGFSNYDFEMAIKGGEVDLDLTGTYTAADPSAKIDMQLDLNEIQMTALEGFSQGVIKDGSGSFSGSFSLNGTVLETKYEGSMNFNSAQFNIATLNASFILPNEELRLDNDAVYFNNFNINDTNDNSVVLNGEVGTKDLLNPTFDLDVQANDFRLLNSTEEDNELFYGTAVVDVDAQINGDLNLPEVDMNVDIKESTNFTYVVPQTELQINERDGVVIFVNKENPDAILSQTEEESYVVSGYDIYSRVTVNEGATFNIIINEETGDKFQVQGEGDLIFNMYPNGRTALTGIYEINDGFYEMSLYNLVKRRFDIADGSRVSWAGDPFDAQLDVRAIYTVETSASALMASQTSNLDSGEGDRFRQEIPFLVYLNVEGDLMEPKITFNLDMPEDEQGIAGGEIFGRVQQLNNQEQELNKQVFSLLVLNRFFPESGSDGSQGGTLAVARDNLNSALSDQLNMLSSKILGESGVQLNFNVDSFTDYQGTSPEERTQLGISAQKAFLEDRLVVEVGSEVDIQGGNQEGQETSPVIGNVSISYLLDENGTWRLKGFSKSQYENVVDGQLVVSGIALIFTKEFNKFKNIFERAVMENVKKEEDKPKKEENNTDEN from the coding sequence TTGGCAGATAAGAAACAAAAGGCATTAAAGATCCTGAAAATACTGGGTAAAATATTTCTGGGCATTCTTATTTTCCTGCTTTTAGTCATTTTATTTGTTCGTAGTCCATGGGGCCAGGATATTATAAAAGATAAAGTAATTAATTCTATAGAGGAGAAAACCGGTGGGGATATTGCACTGGAAAAACTCTTTATTAAATTTAATGGGGATATACAGATAGATGAACTTCTAATCAAAACACCCGAGGGAGATACTGTTATTTACGCCGGCAGTTTGTCTGCAAATATTCCCATTATGCCCTTAATAAAAGGTAATAGTTTTGGCCTGGATGGTCTGGATGTCAAGAATGTTAAGGCGAGAATAATAAGGAAAGACTCTGTCTCCGGATTTAATTATGAGTTTCTAACAAATGCCTATGCTTCAGATACAACGCAGGCTGCTCCTGCAACCGATACGACTTCTGCGCCAATGGAGATCAATATAGGTGATATAAACCTGGATGATTTCGACATTATTTATAAAGACGATGTAAGTGGGATCGATGCGGAAGTGAAATTCGAAAAAATCCTGTTGGAATTTACCGAAACCGATCTTCAGAATATGATATTCAGGGCAGATGATGTGATCCTTCGTGATGCGATGGTGAATTATGTGCAAACAAAACCATTTCCTGAAAGCGATACCGAAGCTCCGCCGATGCCGGTATTTGAGATTGATAATATCGAAATTTCCAATATCCAGGGAGTTTATGACTCCAGGCCAGATTCCCTGTATACGGGCTTTCTTATTACCGACGTAAACCTGGATAGGTCAAGACTTGATCTAAAAGATAACTTGATTTCGAGTGAGTTTATAGGTATTTCCAATTCCAATATTACTTTGAAGATGCAACAATCTTCCGGTAAGCAAAATGATACAACGAGTACATCTGCGCCTTTTGAATGGCCACAGTGGAAGATAGACCTGGCCAGTATAGATCTTGAAAATAATTCCTTCAAGTACCTGGTAAATGATGCCAGGATAAAAAGAGGAACTTTTAATCCCCATGCGGTAGAAATAGACAGTTTGATCTTTAAGGCTGAGAACATTCTTTATGAAGAAGCTATGGCCAGTGCTAAAATTCAAAAGGTGCAATTTCAGGAAGGATCGGGGCTTGATCTGAATAAGTTTAATATTAAGGCCAGCCTTACCGATGAGCAAATGGAATTTTCAGATCTTGATATATCAGTAAATAATAATCGATTGTCGGGGAATCTTAGCATTGCTTATGAGAATTTCAGTGACTTCCTTAATAAACCTGATAATGCGAGACTCGATCTTGATCTGAATAATATTTATTTAAGGCTGAGCGAGATATACCGTTTTCAGCCCGATCTTAAAGATAATGAATATGTCAAGGCGCTGGCAAGTTCTCCAATTAGGGGAAATGTAAGTGCTAATGGGAAATTGAACAATATCAATTTGCAGAACCTTGATTTAAACTGGAGCAATACAAGGATCGTAGGAAATGGAAATATTTTAAACGCCCAGGATCCTGAAAACCTAAATTTTAGTTTACCTAATGTCAAGGTTAATTCCCAGAGGAGTGATCTTGTGAAATTTGTAAAAGAGGAAGACCTGGGTGTAAAATTGCCGGAAACCGTCTCTTTAAGTGGAAGCTTTTCAGGAAATGCCAGCGAGATAAATACAAATGCCTTACTTATTACCTCGGAAGGAAGCCTGGATGTTGATGGGGAATTTCAGATGGGAGATCAAATCGTTTTTGATGCTGAAGTGCAGGGCGATAGTATAGCTTTGGGTAACCTGCTGCAGAATGAAGCTTTGGGAGAAATAAAGATCAATCTCAAAACTTCAGGAAAGGGTAGCTCAATTAACGACCTTAATGCCAGTCTGGATTCTGAAATATCTTCATTCACCTATAATGGATATGAATTCCGGGACATCAACATCAATGGAGAACTGGAGAATGGTGCCGGGCCTGTAAATATCGATTATAAGGACAATAATTTAAATATGAATGCTGAAACCAGGATTCAGCTGGATTCGGTTTCACCGAGATTTGACATTCATTTTGTTCTGGAGGGAGCAGATCTAGAAGCTCTTGGCATAACGAGAAAGGAAATTAAGACCGGTTTTACGCTTGATGGCTGGTTCGAAGGAAACTCCAGCAAATATGAAATGGAGGCAAGCATTATAGACGGTGTTGCGGTTTATAATAATGAAACCTATTTACTTGGTAGTTTTAATGCTTCGGCATATGTTAGAGAGGATACCACTTCAGTAAAGATAGATAACCGAATGATAGATCTGGACCTGCAATCTAATGCCAGTCCGGCCGATTTCTCTAATTCGATAAACAGACATTTAAAGAGGTATATTACTGAGAATTACCAGGAAGATTCTATAACTACTCCCGTTAATTTAAAAGTAAATGCCAGGATAAGGCAGGCGCCAATTCTTAATGAAGTATTCTTAGTGAATCTGGAAGATCTGGATACCATAGACGTAAATATAGATTTCAGGGAAAAGGACCGTGAATTAGAAGCAACTGTTTCGGTACCTCATGTGATGTATTACGGCAGCGAGATTGATAGTTTAGAAGTATTTATGCGGTCTGATACAGAAGACCTCAATTTTGACCTTGCCTTTAATGAGCTTAACGCCGGGCCGCTGGCCATTAAGAAAACTGTTGTAAATGCCAATGTTCTTAACCAGAAGCTGGACCTTGAGTTTTCTTCCTTCTATGAAGATTCTGAAATTGTACATTTCAATTCTGAATTAGATTTTAAGGGTGATACCTTAAGATTTCATATTAATCCTAAGAAGTTTATTCTCAATTCAAACCAGTGGGAGGTTGATAATTCCAACAGAATAAGTATTGCTGAAAAATATCTTGATTTCCAGAATTTCAGGATATCCCGGAATAATCAGGCAATGCAATTAAGTAATGATAAACCCGGGATTGAAAAAGAACATTTAAGCCTCGACTTCCAGAATTTCAAATTAGCAGCCCTATTGAATTATTTAAATCCTGAAAACAAGCTCGCTACCGGTCAATTGAATGGGAATATCGTTTACGAGGAACCTTTTGGCGAAACAGGAATTCTGGCAGATATGCAGATAAATCAATTCGAGGTGATGGGGGTCAATCTTAATACCCTGGATCTTAAAGGAGAGTCTGCAGGTTTTAGTAATTATGATTTCGAAATGGCCATAAAAGGAGGTGAAGTTGACCTAGACCTTACTGGTACTTATACTGCAGCAGATCCTTCCGCAAAAATTGATATGCAGCTTGATCTAAATGAGATTCAAATGACTGCTTTGGAAGGTTTTTCACAAGGAGTAATTAAAGATGGAAGCGGTAGTTTTTCGGGTAGTTTTAGTTTAAACGGAACCGTTTTAGAGACTAAATATGAAGGTAGTATGAATTTTAATTCTGCTCAATTCAATATTGCTACTTTAAACGCCAGTTTCATCCTTCCCAATGAAGAACTGAGATTAGATAACGATGCCGTTTATTTTAATAATTTCAATATTAATGACACAAATGACAATTCGGTTGTTCTAAATGGAGAAGTTGGAACCAAAGACCTGTTGAATCCGACATTTGATCTGGATGTTCAGGCAAATGATTTCAGGTTATTGAATTCTACTGAAGAGGACAATGAGCTTTTTTATGGAACTGCGGTGGTTGATGTTGATGCACAGATCAATGGCGACCTTAATCTTCCTGAGGTAGATATGAATGTAGATATAAAGGAAAGTACCAATTTCACTTATGTGGTTCCTCAAACTGAACTTCAGATCAATGAAAGGGACGGAGTGGTGATTTTTGTAAATAAGGAAAATCCTGATGCCATTCTCTCCCAAACTGAAGAGGAATCCTATGTGGTTTCAGGCTATGATATTTACTCCCGCGTTACCGTAAATGAAGGAGCCACCTTCAACATTATTATAAATGAAGAGACAGGGGATAAGTTCCAGGTCCAGGGTGAGGGAGATCTAATCTTCAATATGTATCCTAATGGCCGCACAGCACTTACAGGTATTTACGAGATAAATGATGGATTTTATGAAATGAGCCTGTATAATCTCGTAAAAAGAAGATTTGATATTGCAGATGGCAGCCGTGTTTCCTGGGCTGGAGATCCATTTGATGCACAGTTGGATGTACGGGCGATCTATACGGTAGAAACTTCAGCTTCGGCTTTAATGGCCTCTCAGACCTCTAATTTAGATAGTGGTGAAGGAGATAGATTCCGGCAGGAAATACCCTTCCTGGTTTATCTTAATGTAGAAGGAGACCTTATGGAGCCAAAGATCACTTTCAACCTGGATATGCCAGAGGATGAACAAGGTATTGCGGGAGGAGAAATCTTCGGACGGGTGCAGCAACTTAACAACCAAGAGCAAGAATTGAATAAACAGGTATTTTCTTTGCTCGTTTTAAATCGTTTTTTCCCCGAATCGGGTAGTGACGGAAGCCAGGGAGGGACACTTGCCGTGGCGAGGGATAACCTTAATTCTGCCTTATCAGATCAATTGAATATGCTTTCCAGTAAGATTCTTGGAGAAAGCGGGGTCCAGCTTAATTTTAACGTAGATAGTTTTACAGATTACCAGGGTACCAGCCCGGAAGAAAGAACACAGTTAGGTATAAGCGCACAAAAAGCATTTCTTGAGGATAGGTTAGTTGTAGAAGTAGGTAGTGAAGTAGATATACAGGGTGGCAACCAGGAAGGGCAGGAGACAAGCCCGGTAATTGGGAACGTGAGTATTTCTTACTTACTGGACGAAAATGGCACCTGGCGATTAAAAGGTTTTAGTAAAAGTCAGTATGAAAACGTAGTGGATGGCCAGTTGGTGGTAAGCGGAATTGCTTTAATTTTTACGAAGGAATTCAATAAATTCAAAAATATCTTCGAAAGAGCCGTAATGGAAAATGTAAAGAAAGAGGAAGATAAACCTAAAAAAGAAGAAAATAACACAGATGAGAATTAG
- a CDS encoding OmpA family protein has product MKRVITVTVLAATMLTSCVSKKKYVALESELNDTKSTLQKTRVEKEEVEQKYALIEQRVAEYNAKINSLRTENEGMMEMNDLTVMSKNTKDRMRSTISKMDPEKVKGAKTLEDSINLAVSYNLKQNISEGADEDDIDISVDETVVMINVSDKLLFGSGSYRVTKEAQPLLKKLAEVINSEPAMEVMIEGHTDDRTMVKDSYLKDNWDLSVRRATSIVRLLQDKYDVEPSKLIAAGRSSYQPLVENTNKENMAKNRRTRIVIIPNLDKFFAMLEGDASVAKN; this is encoded by the coding sequence ATGAAAAGAGTAATAACTGTTACAGTATTGGCAGCTACTATGCTAACTTCCTGTGTTTCTAAGAAGAAATATGTAGCACTGGAAAGTGAACTAAATGATACTAAGAGTACATTACAGAAAACCAGAGTTGAGAAAGAAGAAGTTGAACAAAAATATGCTCTTATAGAGCAAAGAGTTGCAGAATACAATGCAAAAATCAATTCTCTTAGAACAGAAAATGAGGGAATGATGGAAATGAACGACCTAACGGTAATGTCTAAGAATACAAAAGATAGAATGCGTAGCACTATCTCTAAAATGGATCCGGAAAAAGTAAAAGGTGCTAAAACCCTTGAAGATTCTATTAACCTTGCTGTTTCTTATAACCTTAAGCAAAACATTTCTGAAGGTGCAGATGAAGATGATATTGACATTAGCGTTGATGAAACTGTAGTAATGATCAATGTTTCAGATAAACTATTATTTGGTAGCGGTAGCTATAGAGTGACTAAAGAAGCTCAGCCATTACTTAAGAAACTTGCAGAAGTAATTAATAGTGAGCCTGCCATGGAAGTGATGATCGAAGGTCATACTGATGATAGAACAATGGTTAAGGACTCTTACCTGAAAGATAACTGGGACCTAAGCGTTAGAAGAGCAACCTCTATTGTTAGACTTCTACAGGATAAATATGATGTTGAACCATCTAAACTTATTGCTGCCGGAAGAAGTAGTTACCAGCCTTTAGTTGAGAATACGAACAAAGAAAATATGGCTAAAAACCGTAGAACAAGAATTGTAATTATTCCTAACCTGGATAAATTCTTTGCAATGTTAGAAGGTGATGCTTCTGTAGCTAAGAACTAA